Part of the Candidatus Binatia bacterium genome is shown below.
CAGCGGCAGCGCCGGCTGTGGAATGCTGGCTGTCTGCGGTGCGGAGGCCTGCACGAGCGCGATGAATTCCTCCAGGTCGCGAGTTTCTGGCGGTACCTCTGTGTCGAGTTGGCCCGACGAGGGACGAAAGAGGCCCACACCCTCACCAAATGCGCGCGTCACTGTCTCCCGGCCCTGCGCGTTGCCACCGATCGTATACTTTCCCATGGCCATTTGGGTGGTGCGTAAGCTTCCGTCCGCGTTCTGGCTGACGAACACCAGTACGTGTTCCCCGACGACATACTGCGGGCTGCCAAAAATCCGTTCACTCCGGTCGGGCAGATATCCGCCGAGTTCGCGGAGGACGACGTTTCCCTCGGGAAGCGATCCCACCACTACTTCGGTTGGTTCGAGGAACACCTGAGTGTAGATGGAGCCAGACTCGCTATCGGTGATGGTGTGGAGCTGCGTTATCCACCCGATCACGACCGCTATGGATTGTCCCGTGAGATCCCGTTCGTCCATCAGCACGAAGGTGGTCCCACGAGCCGTTCGATATGCCGCCAGGAGCAAGACGGAAGACAGGATTACAGTCAGATAAGCTTTTCGAAGGACGCGAAGCATTGCGTCCTAGAGTGAAGCCAACCATATGCCTGTGATTTTGCTGCGGCGGGCATTACTCGCCGCAGCCAGCACGTCACTTTCTTGACGCGCCGGAACGTAGCAGTAAAGACTGAAGCGGCAAAATAATGTTGGGGATCGCTGCTTTCGATGCAGAACCTACGATTCTGGACGAAATCATAGGTGCCGCGTAGAAGGCCCTGCCACTCGAAGCCGCAATTCGAAAGGCGCGAGAACCGAAAGGTGCTTCCAGGATCTCGTGCCCTTTCACCTCTAGCGTCCTGAGTCAGAAGTTCGCTGAGTATCTCATCACCTCACCCCAACCCTCTCCTGGAAGTAGAGGGAGCAAGAGGGTCCCCTCGCCCTCCGAGTCTGTCGATTTTCTCTGAAAGTACCCTTCGACAAGCATGTCCTGAGCAACGTCGAAGGGCTGCCCATGAACATGCGCCGCCCGTCGCCCAGGGCGTTGCCCTATAAGCGTTAACCTAACCGGCAGCGCACCAACCTGCGTCGCCATGATCCGATGCTCCCACGCCGAAGGCGTTGCGCGACATAGCCCAGGGTTGCGAAGCTACCCTGGGCTCAATGGTCCGAACAGTGTTCAACCCTGAAGGGGTTGCGCTTCACCGCCTCAATCCCACACGTACCGCTCCTCGTATCCCACGCCGTGGGCATTTAGCAGTTTGCGGAGCTCGCTCTGAAAGTCGAGCCTGCAATGATGCTCCTCTTGCTGTCCGATGTACTGTTCCACCTTTCGACCCAGGGACTGACTTACCGAGAATGCCGCATACCCGGCCTGCCACTGAAAACCGCGAAGCGATGCATCCTGGGCCTTTGCCCACTGCGACGAGGCTCGCTTCAATTCCTTGACCCATTCGGCCACGGTGATGGTGCGAGCTTGGCGTGCCAGACAATGCACGTGATCGGCGACGCCACCAACGCGGATTACCGGGCAATCCAGTCGTGTGGAGACGGCGCCAAGGTAGCGGTGCATCGCAACGCGATGGCCCGTATGAGCAAGAAAGGAACGCCGCTCTTTAGTTGAGAAGATGAGGTGAATAATACAGTTAGATAGAGACTGAGCCATTAACGCTGTCAGCATAATGCATGCTCCCCGTAGAGCACAACCCCTTCGGGGTAGAAGAGGAACGGGTTTCACAGCCCAGGGTAGCCGCTGCGCGGCAACCCTGGGCTGTGTTGCACACTAACGCCTTCGGCGTAAATTCAAATTACTCGCCGGTGTTGCATAGGTTGGGTTAACCCATATGCGGCATCGCCCCGGGCGGTGGCGGGCAAACCACGGGTTCATGGACGCTCCAAGCCGACGTCTTCGCCGGTTGGATCTCAGGGTGAGCGGAAAAGCCCTTATTTGATGCTCTCTGAGACCGCTCGTGCTGAGGCTCTCGAAGCACGTCTTCGCATTTATCGACAGTCTCAGAGGGTCAGGATGCGGGGGTTAGAATCC
Proteins encoded:
- the tnpA gene encoding IS200/IS605 family transposase produces the protein MLTALMAQSLSNCIIHLIFSTKERRSFLAHTGHRVAMHRYLGAVSTRLDCPVIRVGGVADHVHCLARQARTITVAEWVKELKRASSQWAKAQDASLRGFQWQAGYAAFSVSQSLGRKVEQYIGQQEEHHCRLDFQSELRKLLNAHGVGYEERYVWD